Proteins encoded together in one Candidatus Acidiferrales bacterium window:
- a CDS encoding S8 family serine peptidase: MKESSLSSSIVRMKLRVLIRILFWIAVVAGVCAGRSPAQSKYWIFFRDKPNAEPFTHLGNGKSSLDYLVESGLLSQRAISRRLKVLPVSSVVSISDFPVYPPYLDSLESIGLAIDGTSRWFNAAIVIGDSARLAAAEKFSFVVGIKKIVACINPIKPIGGIPVSNTRLNKTLMQSQPGDSSFYGPSYTQLELSGIPQVHALGINGSGVLIGMLDVGFRYESHDALKNIKIVGEHDFIQNDSITENQAGDSPDQDEHGTLTLSAIGGYSPGNLVGAAYGASFMLAKTELIYPDPGDIDYKSEEDNWVRGIEWMEARGVDIVSSSVAYNVFVDSLTGAIDSSESYFWSRGDFNGRTALASIAATRAAELGVVVVQAMGNEGNGNGVAGTMDVPADADSIISVGAVDWDGILATFSSTGPTNDNRIKPDLVADGSSDYAASVPGPDTYEYVSGTSLSTPITAGAAALILSVRPDFAPMQVINLLKSTAVYVEDPSFPARTSTYPNNFYGSGIVNVWNAIRKLGLVGSNTFTFWQRDSSFYFAARAYGTHGIDISRSRVYYSTDGAHYSTTAVSQTDTVNEYAFKIPVQGSPSVNFFFYFLFADSNGDEINVPYYGSADPFSAPGWMLYLQQSQGNFVLFNNYPNPFNSQTRISLALKSAADVKIDIYDILGRKIRNFFRSNASGYQEFIWNGREDNGMDVSSGVYLIEVNVGGTIRVLKALYLK, from the coding sequence ATGAAGGAATCGAGTCTGTCGTCCAGTATTGTCCGGATGAAGTTGCGGGTCCTCATTCGTATCCTGTTTTGGATCGCGGTTGTTGCCGGTGTCTGTGCGGGACGATCACCCGCTCAAAGCAAGTATTGGATTTTCTTCAGAGATAAGCCGAACGCAGAACCATTCACTCATCTCGGAAATGGCAAATCGAGTCTGGACTATTTGGTTGAAAGCGGTCTGCTTTCTCAGCGTGCGATCAGCCGGCGTTTGAAAGTTCTTCCGGTCTCATCTGTTGTTTCAATTTCTGACTTCCCGGTTTACCCTCCGTACTTAGACAGCTTGGAGTCGATCGGCCTGGCCATTGACGGTACAAGCCGATGGTTCAATGCGGCAATTGTGATTGGCGATAGCGCACGGCTTGCCGCGGCGGAAAAATTTTCCTTCGTTGTTGGCATCAAGAAGATAGTAGCGTGCATAAATCCCATAAAGCCCATCGGAGGTATTCCCGTTTCTAACACGCGACTGAATAAGACTTTGATGCAATCTCAGCCAGGCGATTCAAGTTTCTACGGACCCTCATATACGCAGCTCGAGTTGAGTGGGATTCCGCAGGTACATGCGCTCGGAATAAACGGGAGCGGCGTTCTCATCGGAATGCTCGATGTAGGGTTTAGGTATGAATCTCACGACGCCCTGAAGAATATAAAAATTGTCGGAGAACATGACTTTATTCAGAATGATTCTATCACTGAAAACCAGGCAGGTGATTCACCCGATCAGGACGAGCATGGTACATTGACATTATCGGCCATCGGCGGATATTCGCCAGGCAATCTTGTCGGTGCGGCGTACGGGGCATCTTTCATGCTTGCAAAAACGGAGCTTATTTATCCTGATCCGGGCGATATCGATTACAAATCGGAAGAAGACAATTGGGTTAGAGGAATTGAATGGATGGAAGCGCGCGGCGTGGACATAGTGTCGTCTTCTGTGGCTTATAATGTTTTTGTAGATTCATTAACCGGAGCGATTGATTCTTCCGAATCTTATTTCTGGTCGAGAGGAGATTTCAATGGTCGGACCGCGCTGGCAAGCATCGCTGCGACAAGAGCAGCAGAACTTGGTGTCGTGGTCGTCCAGGCCATGGGAAACGAAGGCAACGGAAACGGCGTGGCAGGCACTATGGATGTTCCGGCGGACGCCGACAGCATAATATCGGTCGGAGCAGTCGACTGGGATGGCATTCTGGCAACCTTTAGTTCCACCGGGCCGACAAACGATAACAGGATAAAACCCGATCTCGTTGCCGACGGAAGCAGCGATTACGCCGCAAGCGTTCCGGGACCCGATACGTATGAGTACGTAAGCGGTACGTCGTTGTCGACACCGATCACTGCCGGCGCTGCGGCGTTGATACTCTCAGTGCGCCCGGATTTTGCGCCGATGCAGGTGATCAACCTGCTCAAGAGCACGGCAGTGTATGTAGAAGATCCCAGTTTTCCTGCGAGAACTTCGACATATCCAAATAACTTCTACGGTTCAGGCATAGTGAACGTATGGAATGCGATAAGAAAACTCGGACTCGTTGGATCAAATACTTTCACATTCTGGCAGAGAGATTCATCATTTTATTTTGCAGCGCGAGCTTACGGCACTCATGGAATCGACATCAGCCGCAGCCGGGTCTACTACTCGACCGATGGAGCACATTATTCAACGACTGCAGTTTCACAGACCGACACGGTGAACGAGTATGCATTCAAGATCCCGGTTCAAGGTTCCCCATCTGTCAATTTCTTTTTTTATTTTTTGTTTGCAGATTCAAATGGCGATGAAATCAATGTACCGTATTATGGGAGTGCCGATCCTTTCAGTGCGCCGGGATGGATGCTGTACCTTCAACAATCGCAGGGCAATTTCGTATTGTTCAACAATTATCCTAATCCATTTAATTCCCAGACCCGCATAAGCCTCGCTTTAAAAAGTGCGGCTGATGTCAAGATCGATATTTATGATATCTTGGGGAGAAAAATCAGAAATTTTTTCAGATCAAATGCTTCCGGCTATCAGGAATTTATCTGGAATGGACGGGAAGATAATGGCATGGATGTGAGTAGCGGCGTGTATCTCATCGAGGTCAATGTCGGCGGCACGATCAGGGTTCTCAAAGCGCTTTATCTGAAATGA
- the pstC gene encoding phosphate ABC transporter permease subunit PstC: MAVELEGVFVPETTTKVEKKSIVHADGVFKFVVGFFAFIVVVLLVWLGVQLYTSSRPAFVSLGFWEFIKGTTWDPVTGVFGALPFIYGTIVTSFLALLIATPLGIGTALFLAELSPKWLRGFLQPLVELLAGIPSVIYGLWGIFILSPLMASKVEPFLSDKLGFLPFFKGYPLGIGFLTAAIILAIMIVPFIISVSTEVLSTVPVALKEGMYALGATRWETTKKIALPYARSGIFGSIILALARALGETMAVTMVIGNTPQISKSLLDPGYTMAAVIANEFTEATSDSYLSALVAVAFILLLITLLVNAVARWLIWRTTGVK, encoded by the coding sequence ATGGCAGTTGAACTAGAAGGCGTTTTTGTGCCTGAGACGACTACAAAGGTAGAAAAAAAATCTATTGTGCATGCCGATGGTGTCTTTAAGTTTGTTGTGGGCTTTTTTGCATTTATTGTTGTCGTCCTGCTTGTCTGGCTCGGGGTGCAGCTTTATACCTCGTCCCGGCCGGCATTCGTATCGCTAGGTTTTTGGGAATTTATAAAAGGAACTACGTGGGATCCGGTGACCGGCGTCTTCGGAGCGCTTCCGTTCATTTATGGAACCATCGTGACATCTTTTCTGGCTCTTCTGATCGCGACGCCGCTCGGGATTGGGACCGCGCTTTTTCTCGCCGAGCTGTCCCCGAAATGGCTGAGGGGCTTTCTCCAGCCCCTTGTTGAGCTTCTTGCAGGAATCCCGAGCGTGATTTATGGCTTGTGGGGAATTTTCATTTTGTCTCCCTTGATGGCGAGCAAAGTAGAGCCGTTTCTGTCGGACAAGTTGGGGTTCCTCCCGTTCTTCAAGGGATATCCTCTCGGGATCGGTTTTCTGACCGCCGCAATAATCCTCGCGATAATGATCGTTCCGTTCATAATTTCGGTTTCGACTGAAGTTTTAAGCACTGTCCCGGTCGCGCTCAAGGAGGGGATGTACGCGCTCGGTGCGACGAGATGGGAAACCACGAAGAAGATCGCGCTTCCTTACGCGAGGAGCGGGATATTCGGCTCGATCATACTGGCGTTGGCGCGAGCGTTGGGAGAAACCATGGCGGTTACCATGGTTATCGGCAATACTCCGCAGATAAGCAAATCGCTTTTGGATCCCGGCTACACCATGGCTGCAGTTATTGCGAATGAATTTACCGAAGCAACGTCCGATTCTTATCTTTCTGCATTGGTCGCGGTCGCTTTCATTCTTCTGCTGATTACTCTCCTGGTCAATGCGGTAGCGAGATGGCTGATTTGGCGAACGACGGGGGTAAAATGA
- the pstA gene encoding phosphate ABC transporter permease PstA: protein MVFSGAGFSYWRRKIFNGFFTFLFSSSILIVLLPLLLIIGYLFIKGASSVNLNFFIHRPAPVGETGGGMGNAIIGSLYIVGLASLLGIPVGLLGGIFLGEYPHSRLSTVTRFVADVLNGTPSIVMGVFAYTIVVLPMKSFTAIAGGFALGIMMIPTILRTTDEILQTVPLTIREASLALGVPYWRTVLSVVLKSARSGIVTGVLLSIARVLGETAPLLFTSFNNAFFSYSLTQPISSLPVQIFNYAISPYEDWHRQAWAGALVLVVGILVVNLVVRTFSKQRFENAS, encoded by the coding sequence ATGGTTTTCTCCGGCGCCGGATTTTCCTATTGGCGCAGAAAAATTTTCAATGGCTTTTTTACATTCCTATTTTCTTCGAGCATTTTAATAGTGCTTCTACCGTTGCTTCTCATCATAGGTTACCTTTTTATTAAAGGAGCCTCATCAGTAAATCTGAATTTTTTTATACATAGACCCGCTCCCGTGGGCGAGACCGGAGGCGGCATGGGAAATGCCATCATCGGATCTCTTTACATCGTGGGACTGGCGTCTCTCCTGGGAATACCGGTCGGACTCCTTGGCGGAATTTTCCTAGGAGAATATCCGCACAGCAGATTGTCCACCGTAACGAGATTTGTTGCAGACGTGCTTAATGGTACACCGTCGATAGTCATGGGTGTGTTTGCTTATACGATCGTTGTGCTTCCGATGAAAAGTTTTACGGCGATTGCGGGCGGATTTGCACTCGGTATCATGATGATACCGACGATTCTTCGGACGACCGACGAGATCCTTCAGACCGTTCCATTGACAATCCGCGAAGCTTCACTCGCACTCGGAGTCCCGTATTGGAGGACCGTTCTTTCCGTCGTGCTCAAGAGCGCCAGGAGTGGCATCGTCACGGGTGTCCTTCTTTCGATTGCCAGGGTCCTCGGCGAGACCGCGCCGCTGCTTTTCACGAGTTTCAACAATGCGTTCTTCAGCTACAGCTTGACGCAGCCGATATCGAGTCTGCCGGTGCAAATTTTTAATTATGCAATTTCGCCCTATGAAGATTGGCATCGCCAGGCGTGGGCCGGCGCTCTCGTTCTGGTCGTCGGCATACTCGTGGTAAATCTCGTAGTCAGGACGTTTTCGAAACAAAGATTTGAAAATGCTTCGTGA
- the pstB gene encoding phosphate ABC transporter ATP-binding protein PstB, producing MNDLKSSILENDVRMNPAVEIAARTGIVAQDLKAYFGSVEVLKGINISMQKNLVTAFIGPSGCGKTTFLRTLNRMHELAKNASITGKVLVDGTDIYAPSVDPVLVRRKIGMVFQKPNPFPTMSIHDNVVAGLKLTGRYSRKDLNEIVEKSLVQAALWDEVKDSLHKSGASLSGGQQQRLCIARTLAVNPEVILMDEPASALDPISTAKIEELIFQLKDTYTIIIVTHNMQQAARVSDYTAFFYLGELIEFTETREMFTRPKKKQTEDYITGRFG from the coding sequence GTGAATGATCTCAAGTCTTCAATTCTTGAAAATGATGTCAGAATGAACCCGGCTGTCGAAATTGCGGCTCGAACCGGTATAGTGGCACAGGATCTAAAGGCATACTTTGGAAGTGTCGAGGTGTTGAAGGGGATCAACATTTCGATGCAGAAGAATCTTGTTACCGCGTTCATCGGACCTTCAGGTTGCGGCAAGACAACGTTCCTGCGTACGTTAAATCGCATGCACGAGCTCGCGAAAAATGCGTCCATAACTGGGAAGGTTCTTGTTGACGGTACGGATATCTACGCGCCCAGTGTCGATCCGGTGCTCGTCAGAAGAAAAATCGGTATGGTGTTTCAGAAGCCAAACCCATTCCCCACGATGTCGATACACGATAACGTAGTTGCCGGGCTGAAGCTAACAGGAAGATATTCGCGCAAGGATCTCAACGAGATCGTCGAGAAAAGTCTGGTGCAGGCAGCTCTGTGGGATGAAGTAAAGGATTCGCTCCATAAGTCGGGAGCAAGCCTCTCCGGGGGCCAGCAGCAAAGGTTGTGCATTGCAAGGACGCTTGCGGTTAACCCCGAGGTTATCCTGATGGACGAGCCTGCGAGCGCTCTTGATCCGATTTCAACTGCAAAAATTGAGGAGTTAATTTTTCAACTGAAAGATACTTACACTATCATCATCGTCACGCATAATATGCAGCAGGCCGCGCGGGTGAGCGATTACACCGCGTTCTTCTACCTCGGGGAGTTGATAGAGTTTACGGAAACCAGAGAGATGTTCACGAGGCCAAAAAAGAAACAAACGGAAGACTACATCACCGGGAGATTCGGGTAA
- a CDS encoding M1 family metallopeptidase: protein MRMMCVFLILFLETPLLRAQSNGNLFSPLDLPTANDVRTADGRPGPGYWQQRADYSIKVDLDTSESKISGSETITYTNNSPQSLDHLWLQLDQNLFKEGSRGSYEFTGRRSRYRGAFENGGYELSSVIVVQDGKKVRSHYIVDDTRMRVDIERPVPARGGKVQLEITWSFAVPRYGSDRLGRFESQDGTIYEIAQWYPRMCVYDDVNGWNPLPYLGEGEFYLEYGNFDVEITVPHDYIVMATGVLQNPEQVLTRSERDRLALARKIDSTIHVISKDEIAQQGTRPEGKVDLTWRYHAENVRDFSWAASHAFIWDASHWDNILLMAVYPKEGISADTSRVPGWEKDVEFMRHTFKFYSETYYHFPYPVATNVAGIVGGMEYPMIVFCNVRSRGQGLYSVTDHEFGHGWFPMTVGSDERRYAWMDEGINTFINYYSGVDYYGGEAIALRTGNADTIARRMCTPVNDQPIMTRADQIKPDKYGFLEYYKTAFGLRLLREQIIGPERFDRGFKNYIQRWAFKHPQPSDFFRTISDYSGEDLDWFWKGWFYSTDVLDQAVDTVVADSAVSFVYLSNKAGLVMPFKLQVTFDDGSIDSFNVPVEAWFLGNDYTLQIYDERKIDKVVVDPGHVMPDVNRDNNIWERKNAATGN from the coding sequence ATGAGGATGATGTGTGTTTTTTTAATCCTATTCTTAGAAACGCCATTACTTCGTGCACAATCGAACGGCAATCTTTTTTCACCTCTTGATTTGCCGACTGCAAATGACGTTCGCACCGCCGACGGGAGACCCGGGCCGGGTTACTGGCAGCAGCGGGCGGACTATTCAATAAAGGTCGATCTTGACACATCCGAGAGCAAAATCTCCGGAAGTGAGACGATAACTTACACCAACAACTCGCCGCAATCCCTTGACCATCTTTGGCTTCAGCTTGACCAGAATCTTTTCAAGGAAGGAAGCCGTGGAAGTTATGAATTCACCGGCCGACGAAGCCGGTACAGGGGAGCTTTTGAAAACGGCGGTTATGAATTGAGCAGTGTGATCGTGGTGCAGGACGGCAAGAAAGTCAGATCGCATTATATTGTGGACGATACGAGAATGAGAGTCGACATAGAGCGGCCGGTTCCCGCCCGGGGCGGAAAAGTTCAGTTGGAGATAACATGGTCTTTCGCGGTTCCGAGATACGGCTCCGACCGCCTCGGAAGATTTGAGTCGCAAGACGGGACGATTTACGAGATTGCCCAGTGGTATCCTCGAATGTGCGTGTATGACGACGTCAACGGCTGGAATCCGCTCCCCTATCTCGGTGAAGGTGAATTCTATCTCGAGTACGGAAATTTCGATGTCGAGATAACAGTTCCCCATGATTACATCGTCATGGCTACAGGTGTCCTTCAAAATCCGGAACAGGTGTTGACCAGGTCCGAGCGGGACAGACTTGCTCTCGCTAGAAAAATTGATTCGACCATCCATGTTATCTCAAAAGATGAGATCGCACAGCAGGGAACACGCCCTGAAGGCAAAGTGGATCTGACCTGGAGATATCACGCTGAGAACGTGCGCGATTTTTCTTGGGCAGCGTCTCACGCATTCATATGGGATGCTTCTCATTGGGATAATATTTTGCTGATGGCGGTTTATCCGAAAGAAGGAATTTCAGCCGACACTTCAAGAGTGCCCGGCTGGGAAAAAGACGTCGAGTTCATGAGGCACACGTTCAAGTTTTATTCCGAGACTTATTATCATTTTCCTTATCCGGTCGCGACGAACGTCGCGGGAATTGTCGGCGGAATGGAATATCCGATGATCGTGTTCTGTAATGTTCGCTCGCGAGGACAGGGATTGTATTCTGTTACCGACCACGAATTCGGACATGGCTGGTTCCCGATGACGGTGGGCAGCGACGAACGGAGATACGCGTGGATGGATGAGGGGATCAACACATTTATTAATTACTATTCTGGCGTTGATTATTACGGCGGCGAGGCGATTGCACTGCGGACGGGGAACGCAGACACTATCGCGAGACGAATGTGCACTCCGGTCAATGATCAGCCGATCATGACTCGCGCCGACCAGATTAAGCCGGACAAATACGGGTTCCTCGAATATTACAAGACCGCATTCGGCTTGAGGCTGCTGCGGGAACAGATAATTGGTCCTGAACGATTTGATCGCGGTTTCAAAAATTATATCCAGAGATGGGCATTCAAGCATCCTCAGCCTTCGGATTTCTTCAGAACGATCTCGGACTATTCAGGCGAAGATCTGGATTGGTTCTGGAAAGGATGGTTTTACTCGACTGATGTTCTTGATCAGGCAGTGGATACCGTGGTCGCCGATTCTGCCGTGTCGTTCGTTTACCTCTCGAACAAGGCCGGGCTCGTGATGCCTTTCAAGCTGCAAGTTACTTTCGATGACGGGAGTATAGACAGCTTCAACGTTCCCGTCGAGGCATGGTTTCTCGGAAACGACTATACGCTTCAGATCTACGATGAAAGAAAAATCGATAAAGTCGTAGTCGATCCCGGGCACGTCATGCCGGACGTGAACCGGGATAATAATATCTGGGAAAGGAAGAACGCTGCGACGGGCAACTAA
- the nifJ gene encoding pyruvate:ferredoxin (flavodoxin) oxidoreductase, with product MAEENKSGKDGKQSAFPGNVVTIDGNEAAAYVAHKLNEVIAIYPITPSSPMGEWSDEWSAQNRPNLWGTVPTVAELQSEGGASGAVHGALQAGALTTTFTASQGLLLMIPNMFKIAGELTSTVFHIAARSVAAHALSIFGDHSDVMAARATGFGMLASNSVQEVNDFALIAQAATLKARVPFLHFFDGFRTSHEVLKIQQLTDDQMHALISDELIRKHRERALSPDHPVLRGSAQNPDVFFQAREAGNKFYEACPGIVQEVMDQFAKVTGRAYKLFEYVGSPDAERVIVMMGSGAEAAHEAVEYMNSKGEKVGLVKVRLYRPFSVEAFVKSLPKTTRSIAVLDRTKEPGATGEPLYSDVVTALTETNASGKFPLKSFPRIIGGRYGLSSKEFTPAMVKAVFDEAKKDKPKNHFTVGIVDDVTNTSLDYDPSFDTESPEVKRAVFYGLGADGTVGANKNSIKIIGGETDFNAQGYFVYDSKKSGSITISHLRFGPKPIHSTYLINNANFVGCHQWFFVEKVDVLEKAAPGGVFLLNSIYGPDKVWDKLPRNIQKQIIEKKLKFYVVDAYKVARETNMGSRINTIMQTCFFAISGVLPREQAIEEIKKAIKKTYGRKGDQVVQQNFQAVDQTLANLFEVKVPNKVTSTIEMPPVVSDRAPEYVKKVTAQMIAGKGDSLPVSAMPIDGTFPTATAQWEKRNIALEVPVWEADICIQCNKCIVICPHASIRTKVYPSSALANAPANFKAVDFKSAEHKGMKYSLQVAPEDCTGCGLCVEFCPVKSKTDTKVKAINMKPQPPIREVERANYEFFLDIPEIDRRDIRFDNVKDSQFLQPLFEYSGACSGCGETPYVKLVTQMFGDRALIANATGCSSIYGGNLPTTPYTVNRDGRGPAWSNSLFEDNAEFGLGMRLAVDKQTEMAKELVQKLASQIGEQLAKELLEARQTDEAGIYDQRQRVKMLKEKLSSMKSAEAQSLLSIADNLVKRSVWIFGGDGWAYDIGYGGLDHVIASGKNVNILVLDTEVYSNTGGQMSKSTSRAAVAKFAAGGKPMRKKDLSLMALMYGNVYVARVAMGANDAQSVRAFLEAESYDGPSIIIAYAHCIEHGIDMSMGARNQKVAVETGYWPLFRFDPRQASQGKNPLKLDSKAPKGSVNEFTSLENRFNSLKKTNPARAEFLMKLAQEDVDDRWKMYEQLSKEYEPKKAGDAAGTKPVPAMN from the coding sequence ATGGCTGAAGAGAATAAATCCGGGAAGGATGGCAAACAGTCAGCTTTCCCAGGTAATGTTGTAACAATCGACGGTAACGAGGCGGCCGCTTATGTTGCCCACAAACTTAACGAGGTAATTGCGATTTATCCGATAACTCCATCTTCTCCCATGGGAGAGTGGTCGGACGAGTGGTCTGCACAAAACAGGCCGAACCTATGGGGCACCGTCCCGACAGTAGCTGAATTGCAGAGTGAAGGCGGTGCATCCGGAGCCGTCCATGGTGCACTTCAAGCTGGTGCGTTGACGACAACATTCACTGCCTCTCAAGGTTTGCTCCTGATGATCCCAAACATGTTTAAGATTGCCGGTGAGCTGACCTCGACGGTGTTCCATATTGCGGCAAGATCGGTTGCCGCACATGCGCTTTCGATCTTTGGAGACCACAGCGACGTCATGGCCGCTAGAGCGACCGGCTTTGGAATGCTCGCGTCGAATTCCGTACAGGAGGTAAATGATTTTGCTTTGATAGCCCAGGCGGCTACTCTAAAGGCACGCGTGCCATTCTTGCATTTCTTCGACGGCTTCAGAACTTCTCATGAAGTTTTAAAGATTCAGCAGCTGACCGACGACCAGATGCATGCACTCATCAGCGACGAGTTGATTCGCAAGCATCGCGAGAGGGCCCTTTCACCCGACCACCCCGTGCTTCGCGGCTCCGCACAGAATCCGGATGTGTTCTTCCAGGCGAGAGAGGCCGGAAATAAATTCTACGAGGCGTGTCCAGGAATCGTTCAGGAAGTTATGGATCAGTTTGCGAAAGTAACCGGCAGAGCGTATAAGTTATTCGAATATGTCGGATCGCCGGACGCGGAACGTGTCATTGTGATGATGGGCTCTGGTGCGGAGGCAGCACATGAAGCTGTCGAGTATATGAACAGTAAAGGAGAGAAAGTCGGCCTTGTAAAAGTCAGATTGTACCGGCCATTCTCGGTTGAAGCTTTTGTAAAATCGTTACCGAAGACAACCAGGAGCATCGCTGTTCTCGACAGGACGAAAGAGCCTGGGGCGACAGGCGAACCTTTATATTCAGATGTCGTAACGGCGCTGACGGAAACGAATGCATCGGGCAAATTTCCGCTTAAATCGTTCCCTCGAATAATAGGCGGGAGGTACGGTTTGTCGTCGAAGGAATTTACGCCGGCGATGGTCAAAGCCGTGTTTGACGAGGCCAAAAAAGACAAGCCGAAGAATCATTTCACGGTCGGCATTGTGGATGACGTGACGAACACGAGCTTAGACTACGATCCATCATTCGATACCGAGTCGCCGGAAGTAAAGCGAGCGGTCTTTTATGGACTCGGGGCAGACGGTACCGTCGGAGCTAACAAGAACTCCATCAAGATCATCGGCGGTGAAACGGATTTCAACGCGCAAGGTTACTTTGTCTACGATTCAAAGAAATCCGGATCGATCACCATTTCCCACCTTCGCTTCGGACCCAAGCCGATCCATTCAACCTATCTTATCAACAATGCAAACTTCGTCGGCTGTCATCAATGGTTCTTTGTCGAGAAGGTCGACGTTCTGGAGAAAGCTGCTCCTGGCGGCGTATTTCTTCTGAACAGTATTTATGGACCTGACAAAGTCTGGGACAAACTACCGAGAAACATCCAGAAACAGATCATTGAGAAGAAGCTGAAGTTTTACGTTGTCGATGCGTATAAAGTGGCACGCGAGACGAACATGGGAAGCAGGATCAACACGATAATGCAGACCTGTTTCTTTGCGATCTCCGGCGTGCTGCCGCGCGAGCAGGCGATTGAAGAAATCAAAAAGGCGATCAAGAAAACGTACGGTCGAAAGGGCGACCAGGTCGTTCAGCAGAACTTCCAGGCAGTTGATCAGACTCTGGCGAATCTTTTTGAAGTGAAGGTCCCGAACAAAGTGACGAGCACAATCGAAATGCCCCCGGTTGTTTCCGATCGTGCTCCCGAATACGTCAAAAAGGTCACGGCTCAGATGATCGCGGGCAAAGGCGATTCACTGCCGGTGAGTGCAATGCCTATAGATGGTACTTTTCCAACGGCGACCGCACAGTGGGAGAAAAGAAACATCGCTCTCGAAGTTCCTGTTTGGGAAGCCGACATTTGTATTCAATGCAACAAGTGTATCGTGATTTGTCCGCATGCAAGTATACGCACGAAAGTCTATCCGTCCTCTGCCCTGGCCAATGCTCCTGCGAACTTCAAGGCTGTCGATTTCAAGAGCGCTGAGCACAAAGGCATGAAGTACTCCTTGCAGGTAGCACCGGAGGACTGCACGGGCTGTGGGCTGTGCGTCGAGTTCTGTCCCGTGAAGAGCAAGACCGACACGAAGGTGAAAGCTATCAACATGAAGCCTCAACCGCCGATCCGCGAAGTGGAAAGGGCAAATTATGAGTTCTTCCTGGACATTCCTGAAATTGACAGAAGGGATATCAGGTTTGACAACGTGAAGGACTCTCAATTCTTGCAGCCGCTCTTTGAATATTCGGGTGCGTGTTCAGGATGCGGCGAGACGCCATATGTGAAACTAGTGACTCAAATGTTCGGAGACCGAGCGCTCATTGCAAACGCGACCGGTTGCTCATCTATTTACGGCGGCAATCTCCCGACTACGCCTTATACGGTAAATCGCGACGGCCGTGGACCTGCATGGTCTAACTCGCTGTTCGAGGATAATGCCGAGTTCGGTCTCGGCATGAGACTCGCGGTCGACAAGCAAACTGAAATGGCGAAAGAGCTTGTGCAAAAATTAGCTTCTCAAATTGGAGAGCAGCTTGCGAAAGAATTGCTTGAGGCCCGCCAAACCGATGAAGCCGGAATCTACGACCAGCGTCAGAGAGTGAAGATGCTGAAAGAAAAATTGAGTTCAATGAAGTCGGCCGAGGCGCAGAGTCTTTTGAGCATCGCGGACAATCTCGTGAAGAGAAGTGTCTGGATATTCGGTGGAGATGGCTGGGCTTATGATATCGGATACGGCGGACTCGACCACGTCATTGCCTCCGGGAAAAACGTGAATATACTTGTTCTCGACACGGAAGTGTATTCGAACACCGGCGGGCAGATGTCGAAATCGACGTCACGGGCCGCCGTAGCGAAGTTTGCCGCAGGCGGAAAGCCGATGCGGAAAAAAGATCTCTCATTGATGGCGTTAATGTATGGCAACGTCTACGTCGCCCGTGTCGCAATGGGAGCAAACGATGCACAATCGGTGCGTGCATTTCTCGAGGCTGAGTCGTATGATGGTCCATCAATAATCATCGCCTATGCACACTGCATTGAACACGGAATCGACATGTCCATGGGAGCAAGAAACCAGAAGGTTGCCGTCGAGACCGGTTACTGGCCGTTGTTCAGGTTTGATCCACGTCAGGCTTCCCAGGGAAAGAATCCATTGAAGCTCGATTCAAAGGCGCCGAAAGGATCTGTGAATGAGTTCACTTCGCTTGAGAACCGGTTCAACAGTCTGAAGAAGACCAATCCGGCGAGGGCAGAATTCCTGATGAAGCTTGCGCAAGAAGACGTTGACGACAGATGGAAGATGTACGAGCAGCTTTCCAAGGAATACGAGCCGAAAAAAGCCGGCGACGCAGCAGGGACAAAGCCTGTGCCGGCGATGAATTGA